In one Campylobacter insulaenigrae NCTC 12927 genomic region, the following are encoded:
- a CDS encoding ATP sulfurylase (sulfate adenylyltransferase): MASARKNSIIISEEEYEVLCFIKEGIFGSFTKLMNEKQRDQFLKTGMIDQHKIPYALTFAPSNENKKAIENAKEKDKLEFICNNQIVGHIIFESKFKNDKNNNDIFRPNICSIEDFREICISGEIEIYQNRIKAIKKDFEKITKRLNPSNITAIVSSFDPFHRAHERILRWSIEQSDLVVIFLIESYESNGLSLNLKKRCFDIFAQNYLPSSRVVLIPLHNIKIFASHLNPVLECALAKSFNCNKVFVGQNHAGLGMFFNHNRTFTILDDFAKDYNIEVTILPEFVFCDECKMIVSAKSCPHGAHHHMKYHGDSLKNLLRLGIIPPAVFIRREISALILSELFPNRFHNKQNIYSNLFPTHGILEYRSDKEFYEQLIKLHQMSYMV, from the coding sequence ATGGCATCAGCAAGAAAAAATAGTATTATCATTTCAGAAGAAGAATATGAAGTTTTATGTTTCATAAAAGAAGGAATTTTTGGATCATTTACAAAATTAATGAATGAAAAACAAAGGGATCAATTTCTAAAAACTGGTATGATTGATCAACATAAAATTCCTTATGCATTAACGTTTGCTCCAAGTAACGAAAATAAAAAAGCGATAGAAAATGCAAAAGAAAAAGACAAATTAGAATTTATCTGTAACAATCAAATAGTAGGACATATCATTTTTGAAAGTAAATTTAAAAATGATAAAAATAACAATGATATTTTTAGGCCTAACATTTGCTCTATAGAAGATTTTAGAGAAATTTGCATCAGTGGAGAAATTGAAATTTATCAAAATCGTATTAAGGCTATCAAAAAAGACTTTGAAAAAATTACAAAGAGATTAAATCCTTCTAATATTACCGCCATAGTATCAAGCTTTGATCCTTTTCATAGAGCCCATGAAAGAATTCTAAGATGGTCTATAGAGCAATCTGATTTAGTAGTAATTTTTTTAATAGAATCTTATGAAAGTAATGGCTTAAGTTTAAATCTTAAAAAACGATGTTTTGATATATTTGCACAAAATTATTTACCTTCTTCAAGAGTTGTACTTATACCTTTACACAATATAAAAATTTTTGCTTCCCACTTAAACCCTGTTTTAGAATGTGCCTTAGCAAAAAGTTTTAATTGTAATAAAGTTTTTGTAGGACAAAATCATGCTGGACTTGGAATGTTTTTTAATCATAATAGAACTTTTACAATACTTGATGATTTTGCGAAAGATTATAATATAGAAGTAACCATTCTTCCTGAGTTCGTATTTTGCGATGAATGCAAAATGATAGTTAGTGCCAAATCTTGTCCTCATGGAGCACATCATCATATGAAATATCACGGAGATTCTTTAAAAAATTTACTTAGACTTGGTATCATTCCACCAGCAGTTTTTATAAGAAGAGAAATTTCTGCCCTGATTTTATCAGAACTTTTTCCAAATCGTTTTCATAATAAACAAAACATTTATAGTAATTTATTTCCAACACATGGAATTTTAGAATATAGAAGTGATAAAGAATTTTATGAACAACTTATAAAGCTTCATCAAATGTCTTATATGGTGTGA
- a CDS encoding Mrp/NBP35 family ATP-binding protein — MKEKIEERLKQVIYPGFKKDIVSFGFVKKIETDGKKAHIVVEIVSANAQIAQELKLNIVNTLKDLNLELNLELIQPQIPEEKSNSRSGKNIAPQIKNFLMISSGKGGVGKSTTTLNLAISLAKMGKRVGLLDADIYGPNIPRMLGESKSKPEIVGQKIRPILSHGVYMMSMGVLIEEGKGLMWRGSMIMKAIEQLLADVLWPELDILLLDMPPGTGDAQITLAQSVPVSAGVCVSTPQIVSLDDSKRALDMFEKLHIPIAGIVENMSGFLCPDNGKEYDIFGKGTTEEMAKSYKCDILAQIPIEMSIREGGDEGKPVSFYLPESISSKRYLQAAEKIWDFIEKVNQEGKVGNSAIQPITNGKSACSQ; from the coding sequence GTGAAAGAAAAAATTGAAGAGAGATTAAAGCAAGTCATATATCCAGGATTTAAAAAAGATATTGTGAGTTTTGGTTTTGTAAAAAAGATTGAAACTGATGGTAAAAAAGCTCATATTGTTGTTGAAATTGTATCAGCCAATGCACAGATAGCACAAGAATTAAAACTAAATATTGTAAATACTTTGAAGGATTTAAATTTAGAACTTAATTTAGAGTTGATTCAACCTCAAATTCCTGAAGAAAAGAGTAATTCAAGAAGTGGAAAGAATATTGCACCGCAAATTAAGAATTTTCTTATGATTTCAAGTGGTAAGGGAGGGGTTGGAAAGAGTACTACTACTTTAAATTTGGCAATATCTTTAGCAAAAATGGGAAAAAGAGTTGGACTTTTAGATGCTGATATTTATGGACCTAATATACCAAGAATGTTAGGTGAGAGTAAAAGTAAGCCAGAAATAGTGGGTCAAAAAATTCGTCCTATTTTGTCTCATGGGGTTTATATGATGAGTATGGGTGTGTTGATAGAAGAGGGTAAAGGTCTCATGTGGCGTGGTTCTATGATAATGAAAGCTATAGAACAATTATTAGCTGATGTGCTTTGGCCAGAACTTGATATATTATTACTTGATATGCCTCCAGGTACAGGTGATGCACAAATTACTTTAGCGCAAAGTGTTCCAGTAAGTGCAGGAGTATGTGTAAGTACTCCGCAAATTGTATCTTTAGATGATAGTAAAAGAGCACTTGATATGTTTGAAAAGCTTCATATTCCAATAGCAGGTATTGTGGAAAATATGAGTGGATTTTTATGTCCTGATAATGGTAAAGAATATGATATTTTTGGAAAAGGTACTACTGAAGAGATGGCAAAGTCGTATAAATGTGATATCTTAGCTCAAATTCCTATTGAAATGAGTATAAGAGAAGGTGGTGACGAAGGTAAGCCTGTGAGTTTTTATCTTCCAGAAAGTATAAGCTCAAAAAGATATTTGCAAGCTGCAGAAAAAATTTGGGATTTTATAGAAAAAGTAAATCAGGAAGGCAAAGTAGGTAATTCAGCAATACAACCGATAACAAATGGCAAGAGTGCTTGCTCACAATAA
- a CDS encoding glucose-6-phosphate isomerase produces the protein MLNNTLHFKLQDLSKITAYANRMNDELQSGDIGYYHLVDTSLNLIQESKEFIAKKSHIKNIVLVGMGGSSCGVKALKELLFDSCADKNLFIIDNTSSHIFTHTMQKLNPEETLFVIASKSGTTIEVISLFKLIIAHFNFKCMNLHKYFVFITDLNSKLHKLADELNIKCFFIPKNVGGRFSVLSAIGIVPLSFCNYDTEALLKGAKACFIDFFEKKDTTILQKAYHYCTHKNAHINVLFSYGDAFKAFNEWYVQLIAESLGKKQGYKRIGLTPVALIGARDQHSFLQLIMDGPKDKTITFLKIKDSYKAPLIPNISFNYLQNCDFTNEINLHDLLNAQCDATAQALIAENLSVDIIELETLDAWHCGYLMYYYELFTSACGIMLGIDTYNQPGVEVGKLILKNMLSK, from the coding sequence ATGCTAAATAATACTTTACACTTTAAATTACAAGATTTATCTAAAATCACTGCTTATGCTAATAGAATGAATGATGAATTACAAAGTGGTGACATAGGATATTATCATCTAGTAGATACAAGTTTAAATTTAATTCAAGAAAGTAAAGAATTTATAGCAAAAAAATCTCATATAAAAAATATTGTTTTAGTAGGTATGGGTGGATCAAGCTGTGGAGTTAAAGCTTTAAAAGAACTTTTATTCGATTCTTGCGCAGATAAAAATCTTTTTATTATTGATAATACCTCTTCTCATATTTTTACTCATACAATGCAAAAATTAAATCCAGAAGAAACACTATTTGTTATTGCAAGTAAGTCAGGCACTACAATAGAAGTAATTTCTTTATTTAAACTCATCATAGCGCATTTTAATTTTAAATGTATGAATTTACACAAATATTTTGTTTTCATTACAGATTTAAATTCTAAACTTCATAAACTAGCAGATGAATTAAATATAAAATGTTTTTTTATACCTAAAAATGTTGGCGGTAGATTTAGTGTTTTATCTGCTATTGGCATAGTACCTTTAAGTTTTTGTAATTATGACACAGAGGCTTTATTAAAAGGAGCAAAAGCTTGTTTTATTGATTTTTTTGAAAAAAAAGATACAACAATTTTACAAAAAGCTTATCATTATTGTACGCATAAAAACGCTCATATCAATGTTCTTTTTTCATATGGAGATGCATTTAAAGCTTTTAATGAATGGTATGTTCAATTAATAGCCGAGAGTTTAGGAAAGAAACAAGGTTATAAACGCATTGGTTTAACCCCAGTTGCTTTAATTGGAGCTAGAGATCAGCATAGTTTTTTACAGCTTATTATGGATGGACCTAAGGATAAAACTATAACTTTTTTAAAAATTAAAGATAGCTATAAAGCTCCTTTGATTCCAAATATAAGTTTTAATTATCTACAAAATTGTGATTTTACCAATGAAATAAATCTACACGATCTTTTAAATGCTCAATGTGATGCGACTGCACAAGCTTTAATAGCTGAAAATTTAAGCGTAGATATCATAGAACTTGAAACTTTAGATGCTTGGCATTGTGGATATTTGATGTATTATTATGAATTATTTACTTCAGCTTGTGGAATTATGCTTGGTATTGACACTTATAACCAACCAGGCGTTGAAGTCGGTAAGCTTATTCTAAAAAATATGCTTAGTAAATAA
- a CDS encoding TIGR00730 family Rossman fold protein, whose amino-acid sequence MTKKVIDDVKYLKKLEPIHNCVTFFGSARLKQDNEYCVFASNLAKKLADLGYCIVSGGGAGIMQASNYGAMLSKNSHLKSVGFNIHLPFEQKANSFLEYNITFKSLAIRKMALIQKSFAFVIFPGGFGTLDEFFEILTLKQLSIRKNVPIILVGQKFWHTLDKFIKTSLLELQTISKDDRLKYSISDDLDEIIRIIKENNENSCCNEWGCG is encoded by the coding sequence ATGACAAAAAAAGTCATTGATGATGTTAAATATTTAAAAAAACTAGAGCCGATACATAATTGTGTAACTTTTTTTGGTTCAGCAAGATTAAAACAGGATAATGAATATTGTGTATTTGCCTCAAATTTAGCTAAAAAATTAGCTGATTTAGGATATTGTATTGTAAGTGGTGGTGGAGCAGGTATTATGCAAGCCTCTAACTATGGAGCTATGTTGAGTAAAAATTCGCATTTGAAATCTGTAGGATTTAATATACATTTACCATTTGAGCAAAAAGCAAATAGTTTTTTAGAGTATAATATAACTTTTAAGAGCTTAGCCATTCGCAAAATGGCTCTTATTCAAAAGAGTTTTGCTTTTGTGATTTTCCCAGGCGGCTTTGGAACATTAGATGAATTTTTTGAAATTCTTACGCTTAAACAACTTAGTATTAGAAAAAATGTTCCTATTATTTTGGTTGGGCAAAAATTTTGGCATACTCTTGACAAATTTATCAAAACTTCTTTACTTGAACTTCAGACTATATCTAAAGATGATAGGTTGAAGTATAGTATAAGTGATGATTTAGATGAAATTATAAGAATTATAAAGGAAAATAATGAAAATTCTTGTTGCAATGAGTGGGGGTGTGGATAG
- a CDS encoding phosphatidylglycerophosphatase A has translation MQKLFLTFFYSGSINKAPGTFGTIAALFPAFFILRYLGIGTLILFAILLFLISIKIIDQYENKTGKHDDKHIVIDEVVGVFLALAICGQSIFTFLLSFILFRFFDITKPSIIGKIDKKVKGGLGVMLDDVLAGIFAGLLSAVIYGILLKFNLLWFDISIMEIF, from the coding sequence ATGCAAAAACTATTTTTAACTTTTTTTTATTCAGGTAGTATTAATAAAGCTCCAGGAACTTTTGGAACCATAGCAGCGCTATTCCCTGCATTTTTTATTTTAAGGTATTTGGGCATAGGAACTTTGATCTTATTTGCAATTTTACTTTTTTTAATCTCTATAAAAATTATCGATCAGTATGAAAACAAAACAGGTAAACACGATGATAAACATATTGTGATAGATGAAGTTGTTGGGGTATTTTTAGCCTTAGCAATTTGCGGGCAGAGTATTTTTACTTTTTTACTTTCTTTTATTTTATTTAGGTTTTTTGATATCACCAAACCTTCTATCATAGGCAAAATCGATAAAAAAGTTAAGGGTGGGTTAGGCGTAATGCTAGATGATGTTTTAGCAGGAATTTTCGCAGGATTACTTAGTGCAGTAATTTATGGAATTTTGCTTAAATTTAATCTTTTATGGTTTGATATAAGCATTATGGAGATATTTTAG
- the bamE gene encoding outer membrane protein assembly factor BamE domain-containing protein, which translates to MRKVSLLFVIVLSFTACNKTLYNPQVDEKITVSKAQKDIKVGMSSSEIIEIMGSPNIISTDEQRREVWVYDKISTQRAYQNSSGGISIILAGVTGNSGSNVSTQRTLTVIIKFDNNQKVRDVAYHTSSF; encoded by the coding sequence ATGCGTAAAGTTTCATTACTTTTTGTCATTGTTTTATCATTCACTGCATGTAATAAAACTTTATATAATCCACAAGTGGATGAAAAAATAACAGTATCAAAAGCTCAAAAAGATATAAAAGTTGGTATGAGCTCGTCTGAAATCATAGAAATAATGGGATCTCCAAATATTATATCAACTGATGAACAAAGAAGAGAAGTTTGGGTATATGATAAGATTAGCACCCAAAGAGCTTATCAAAATTCATCTGGTGGTATAAGTATTATTTTGGCCGGAGTTACTGGAAATAGTGGTAGTAACGTTAGTACGCAACGAACTTTAACTGTTATTATCAAATTTGATAATAACCAAAAAGTTAGAGATGTGGCATACCACACTTCAAGTTTTTAA
- a CDS encoding Dps family protein encodes MSVTKQLLQLQADAHSLWIKFHNYHWNVKGLQFFSVHEYTEKAYEEMAQLFDECAERVLQLGEKAIICPNKLLENAGAPKTQKECFTPVEVLELIREDYKYLLSEFKKLNEVSEKASDTTTAAFAQENIAKYEKVLWMLNSTIQNTCSM; translated from the coding sequence ATGTCAGTTACTAAACAATTATTACAATTACAAGCAGATGCTCATAGTTTATGGATTAAATTTCATAATTATCATTGGAATGTAAAAGGACTTCAGTTTTTTTCAGTTCATGAATACACAGAAAAAGCATATGAAGAAATGGCTCAGCTATTTGATGAATGTGCTGAAAGAGTTTTACAACTTGGAGAAAAAGCTATAATATGTCCAAATAAATTATTAGAAAATGCTGGAGCTCCAAAAACTCAAAAAGAATGTTTTACTCCAGTCGAAGTATTAGAACTCATAAGAGAAGATTATAAATATCTTTTATCTGAATTTAAAAAATTAAATGAAGTATCAGAGAAAGCTAGTGACACTACAACAGCAGCATTTGCTCAAGAAAATATAGCTAAATATGAAAAAGTACTTTGGATGCTAAATTCAACTATTCAAAACACTTGTTCAATGTAA
- a CDS encoding bifunctional 2-C-methyl-D-erythritol 4-phosphate cytidylyltransferase/2-C-methyl-D-erythritol 2,4-cyclodiphosphate synthase, with protein sequence MLDISLIMLSAGDSSRFNLPVKKQFLRLNDLPLWLYATKNISSFYPFKQVIVTSSNISYMKKFAPEYNFVKGGKTRAQSLLNALNLIQSEYVLVSDVARVLISNNLFNNLMENYDKADCISPVLKVADTTIYQQNIIEREKIKLIQTPQLSKTTMLKKALEKNVNFTDDSTAIQAIGGKIWYIQGDEMAKKITYKEDLKSLNLPKPSQDIFSGNGFDVHEFGEQRPLILGGIEIHPNMGLKAHSDGDVLAHSLIDALLGAAGLGDIGELFPDTDKQYKNANSMHLLQQSYDLIQNYGFELVNTDITIIAQTPKMKDFKDKIIFNIAKFLKITPNKINVKATTTEHLGFVGRKEGIAVLTSVNLKYYDWTKQ encoded by the coding sequence ATGTTAGATATTTCCTTGATTATGCTTTCTGCTGGGGATTCTTCAAGATTTAATCTTCCTGTAAAAAAGCAATTTTTAAGACTAAATGATTTACCATTATGGCTTTATGCTACAAAAAATATCAGTTCTTTTTATCCTTTTAAGCAAGTAATTGTTACTTCTAGTAATATTTCTTACATGAAAAAATTTGCTCCTGAATATAATTTTGTTAAAGGTGGAAAAACAAGAGCTCAATCTTTGCTCAATGCTTTAAATTTAATTCAAAGTGAATATGTTTTAGTAAGCGATGTAGCTAGGGTTTTAATTAGCAATAATCTATTTAATAATCTAATGGAGAATTATGATAAAGCCGATTGCATCAGTCCTGTTTTAAAGGTAGCTGATACCACAATTTATCAACAAAATATCATAGAAAGAGAAAAAATCAAACTCATACAAACTCCGCAACTTTCTAAAACGACTATGCTAAAAAAAGCTTTAGAAAAAAATGTAAATTTTACAGATGATAGTACTGCTATACAAGCTATTGGGGGTAAAATTTGGTATATACAAGGTGATGAGATGGCTAAAAAAATCACCTATAAAGAGGATTTGAAAAGTCTAAATTTACCAAAACCTTCTCAAGATATTTTTAGTGGGAATGGATTTGATGTACATGAATTTGGAGAACAAAGACCTCTAATTTTAGGTGGTATAGAAATTCATCCTAATATGGGGCTTAAAGCCCATTCTGATGGAGATGTTTTAGCACACTCTTTAATTGACGCACTTTTAGGAGCAGCAGGACTTGGTGATATAGGTGAATTATTCCCAGATACTGATAAACAATATAAAAATGCAAATTCTATGCATTTATTGCAACAAAGTTATGATTTAATTCAAAATTATGGCTTTGAACTTGTCAATACTGACATTACAATAATAGCTCAAACGCCTAAAATGAAAGATTTTAAAGATAAAATTATTTTTAATATTGCTAAATTTTTGAAAATTACTCCAAATAAAATTAATGTAAAAGCCACTACGACAGAGCATTTGGGTTTTGTAGGTAGAAAAGAAGGAATCGCTGTTTTAACAAGTGTAAATTTAAAATATTATGATTGGACAAAGCAATGA
- the mnmA gene encoding tRNA 2-thiouridine(34) synthase MnmA: MKILVAMSGGVDSTVTAYKLKQAGHEIIGCYMKLHGKPNYHEENIQKVEKVAKFLEIEYHILDLQEDFKNQVYMPFVNTYKEGKTPNPCALCNRFIKLGKLLEFAKNLGCEKLATGHYARIENNLIKCAFDESKDQSYFLANADKEALKYLIFPLGDMKKEDVKKFASTIEILKSFATQKESSEICFVEDTYVGVLNQFMDTKIPGIVRNSKGEEVGQHEGYMHYTIGKRRGFEVRGAHEPHFVLKIDPKKNEIVVGKKEELKISEFNLNNINLFVDTKELDCEVKIRYRSRSTPCKVLINEDKSAKIILQEPVYGLASGQMAVFYDKDLVLASGFIK, translated from the coding sequence ATGAAAATTCTTGTTGCAATGAGTGGGGGTGTGGATAGTACTGTTACTGCTTATAAATTAAAGCAAGCTGGCCATGAGATTATAGGATGTTATATGAAGCTTCATGGGAAGCCAAATTATCATGAAGAAAATATACAAAAAGTTGAGAAAGTTGCTAAATTTCTTGAGATAGAATATCATATTTTAGACTTACAAGAAGATTTCAAAAATCAAGTTTATATGCCTTTTGTTAATACATATAAAGAAGGAAAAACTCCAAATCCTTGCGCTTTATGTAATCGTTTTATTAAGCTTGGTAAGCTTTTAGAATTTGCTAAAAATTTAGGTTGTGAAAAACTTGCTACTGGACATTATGCAAGAATAGAAAATAATTTAATCAAATGTGCCTTTGATGAGAGTAAAGATCAAAGTTATTTTTTAGCTAACGCAGATAAGGAAGCATTAAAATATTTAATTTTTCCGCTTGGAGATATGAAAAAAGAAGATGTTAAAAAATTTGCTTCTACAATCGAGATTTTAAAATCATTTGCTACGCAAAAAGAGAGTTCTGAAATTTGTTTTGTGGAAGATACTTATGTTGGTGTACTTAATCAATTTATGGATACAAAAATTCCTGGTATTGTTAGGAATAGTAAAGGTGAAGAAGTAGGGCAACATGAAGGATATATGCACTACACTATAGGGAAAAGAAGAGGTTTTGAAGTGCGTGGAGCACATGAGCCTCATTTTGTTTTAAAGATTGATCCTAAAAAGAATGAAATCGTAGTAGGCAAAAAAGAAGAACTTAAAATAAGTGAGTTTAATCTTAATAATATAAATTTATTTGTTGATACAAAAGAGTTAGATTGCGAAGTGAAAATACGTTATAGATCAAGATCAACTCCATGTAAAGTTTTGATTAATGAAGATAAAAGCGCTAAGATTATCTTGCAAGAACCTGTTTATGGCCTTGCTAGTGGACAAATGGCGGTATTTTACGATAAAGATTTAGTACTTGCAAGTGGATTTATAAAATAA
- a CDS encoding 2,3,4,5-tetrahydropyridine-2-carboxylate N-succinyltransferase produces MAIESKEEFLNLVKQIEQKINYKKPKAFGVARLDLSQVDASKKMQASFALVNYEQNYASAAIMFEAFFRRGIEIDFNESEFTGTLIKEDLDFALECFKPFLEEQGHKNIDIIKAVRENFRENEFAFVCMFENEAPKTLENVYLKLYLLSSKKVELRSLNLNGAFGLLPNVAWSDNYPIDLDFLRENEIDLKMSKRYPKIDYVDKFPRFLAHIIPEDNTRILESSKVRMGAVLASGTTIMPGAAYVNFNAGTTGACMVEGRISSSAVVGEGSDVGGGASILGVLSGTSGNAISIGKACLLGANSVTGIPLGDNCIVDAGIAVLEGTKFVLKNKEELQKINSNFKFDKDIYKGLELANLNGLHFRQDSITGAMIVTLNKKAIKLNEDLH; encoded by the coding sequence ATGGCTATTGAAAGTAAAGAAGAATTTTTAAATTTGGTTAAACAAATTGAGCAAAAAATAAATTATAAAAAACCTAAAGCTTTCGGCGTAGCAAGACTTGATCTCAGTCAAGTAGATGCAAGTAAAAAAATGCAAGCTTCTTTTGCTTTGGTAAATTATGAACAAAATTATGCATCAGCAGCTATTATGTTTGAGGCATTTTTTAGAAGAGGAATTGAAATTGATTTTAATGAAAGTGAATTCACAGGTACATTAATTAAGGAAGATTTGGATTTTGCACTAGAATGCTTTAAGCCATTTTTGGAAGAACAAGGTCATAAAAATATTGATATTATAAAAGCAGTTAGGGAAAATTTTAGAGAAAATGAATTTGCTTTTGTGTGTATGTTTGAAAATGAAGCTCCAAAAACATTAGAAAATGTATATTTGAAGCTATATTTGCTTTCTAGTAAGAAAGTTGAACTTAGGAGTTTAAATTTAAATGGTGCTTTTGGACTTTTACCAAATGTTGCTTGGAGCGATAATTATCCTATAGATTTGGATTTTTTAAGAGAAAATGAGATTGATCTTAAGATGAGTAAAAGATATCCTAAGATTGATTATGTAGATAAATTTCCAAGATTTTTAGCTCATATTATTCCTGAGGATAATACTAGAATTTTAGAAAGTTCAAAAGTTAGAATGGGTGCTGTATTAGCTTCTGGAACGACAATTATGCCAGGAGCTGCTTATGTTAATTTTAATGCAGGAACAACCGGTGCTTGTATGGTGGAGGGGCGTATTAGTTCTTCAGCTGTTGTAGGCGAAGGTAGCGATGTTGGAGGTGGTGCATCAATACTTGGAGTATTAAGTGGCACTAGTGGAAATGCTATTAGTATAGGTAAAGCTTGTCTTTTAGGTGCAAATTCAGTCACAGGAATTCCATTAGGAGATAATTGCATTGTGGATGCGGGTATAGCAGTGTTAGAAGGTACTAAATTTGTACTTAAAAATAAAGAAGAATTGCAAAAAATTAACTCTAATTTTAAATTTGACAAAGATATATACAAAGGATTGGAATTGGCTAATTTAAATGGACTTCATTTTAGACAAGATTCAATTACAGGTGCAATGATAGTGACTTTGAATAAAAAAGCAATAAAATTAAATGAAGATTTGCATTAA
- a CDS encoding receiver domain protein — protein MKVLIVENEFYLAQSIGSKLNSIGYNCDIITSTNELTHYEYEIILLSTSIANFEFIVETFKHKIIILLISYISSDTVLSPLKAGASDYIQKPFMIEELTRKIKHFQDFKKMEILNHTYEAYLKHKFETIKIAHFDYKKIKLPLILKANNQIQADCFVFNYSKQNNIASVYVNLSHPHNLDKILKDTNTYYLTNFQSLKPLEKEKILNLATKKSIIIHTNNNIENKNFQTLELIDEEKNFESNGILTIDDYVKHIILSYQNVFPDTDLSKKLGISRKSLWEKRKKYGISKKK, from the coding sequence ATGAAAGTATTAATTGTTGAAAATGAATTTTATTTAGCTCAAAGTATAGGTTCAAAATTAAATTCAATAGGCTACAACTGCGATATTATCACAAGCACTAATGAATTAACACATTATGAGTATGAAATCATATTACTTTCTACTAGTATAGCTAATTTTGAATTTATAGTAGAAACATTTAAACACAAAATTATCATTTTATTAATCTCATACATAAGCTCAGATACGGTTTTATCACCACTTAAAGCAGGGGCAAGTGATTATATACAAAAACCCTTTATGATAGAAGAACTTACGCGTAAAATTAAACATTTTCAAGATTTTAAGAAAATGGAAATTTTAAACCATACCTATGAAGCTTATTTAAAACATAAATTTGAAACCATTAAAATAGCTCATTTTGACTATAAAAAAATTAAGCTACCATTGATTTTAAAAGCAAATAATCAAATACAAGCAGATTGTTTTGTATTTAATTATTCTAAACAAAATAATATTGCAAGTGTGTATGTAAATCTTTCTCATCCTCATAATTTAGATAAAATTTTAAAAGATACCAATACATATTATCTTACAAATTTTCAAAGCCTAAAACCATTAGAAAAAGAAAAAATATTAAATTTAGCAACCAAAAAATCTATTATTATTCACACAAACAACAATATAGAAAACAAGAATTTCCAAACTTTAGAGCTTATAGATGAAGAAAAAAACTTCGAAAGTAATGGAATTTTAACTATAGATGATTATGTCAAACATATTATATTAAGTTATCAAAATGTATTTCCTGATACAGATTTATCTAAAAAATTAGGAATTTCAAGAAAGTCTTTATGGGAAAAAAGGAAAAAATATGGCATCAGCAAGAAAAAATAG
- a CDS encoding helix-turn-helix domain-containing protein has protein sequence MEDDFSNSSEEEILNFYKKVSSNIRKFREKKGISQLELALDIGIKSVAFYSNCECNRYGKHFNLEHLYKISKSLEIPLKDLLD, from the coding sequence ATGGAAGATGACTTTAGTAATTCTAGCGAAGAAGAAATTCTAAATTTTTATAAAAAAGTATCATCAAATATAAGAAAATTTAGGGAGAAAAAAGGAATTTCTCAGCTTGAACTAGCCCTAGATATAGGTATAAAATCCGTTGCATTCTATTCAAATTGTGAGTGCAATCGATATGGTAAACACTTTAATTTAGAACACTTATATAAAATTTCTAAAAGCTTAGAAATTCCATTAAAAGATTTATTAGATTAA